A section of the Veillonella criceti genome encodes:
- a CDS encoding Abi family protein, translating to MSGGNFLTPKEQIKHCEAKGIQFNDISKNKAIHYLESNNNYFKLRSFRKNFTKDLHQDKYINLDFADLIDLAIIDNRLRKILLEMSLNLEHFSKVHLLKILQENKFDAYEIISDYFAQLSPDNLQRLKSDLNKNKGSVYCGNLYNKYMVNNPIHCPVWVFIEIISFGQYLHFYNFCASQTNSKELKLRMYLMRTVKDLRNACAHNNCIINDLRAKLPPSLRPNLEIINALSKIGLSKGIRRKHLYRAPFYQIITTFYAHNLIVSSTGVHNKICNDLTEFKNRLY from the coding sequence AATGATATTTCCAAAAATAAAGCCATACACTATTTAGAATCAAATAATAATTATTTTAAACTTCGTTCCTTTCGTAAAAACTTTACAAAAGATCTACATCAAGATAAATATATTAATCTTGACTTTGCAGACCTAATAGATTTAGCAATTATAGATAATAGGCTTAGAAAAATTTTATTAGAAATGTCGCTAAATTTAGAACACTTTTCTAAAGTCCATCTATTAAAAATACTCCAAGAAAATAAATTTGATGCATATGAAATAATTTCTGACTATTTTGCACAATTATCACCAGACAACCTACAACGACTAAAATCTGACTTAAATAAAAATAAAGGGAGCGTCTATTGTGGAAACTTATATAATAAATATATGGTGAATAATCCTATTCATTGTCCAGTCTGGGTTTTTATCGAAATTATTTCTTTTGGACAATATCTCCATTTCTACAATTTTTGTGCCTCCCAAACTAATTCAAAAGAGCTAAAACTCAGAATGTATCTTATGCGTACTGTAAAAGATTTACGCAATGCTTGTGCACATAATAATTGTATAATTAATGATTTACGTGCTAAATTGCCTCCAAGTTTACGACCCAACTTAGAAATTATAAACGCATTATCTAAAATCGGATTATCAAAGGGAATCAGAAGAAAGCATTTATATCGTGCTCCTTTTTATCAAATCATAACAACATTTTATGCACATAATCTAATTGTATCCAGTACAGGAGTCCATAATAAAATATGTAATGATTTAACTGAGTTCAAAAACAGATTATATTGA
- a CDS encoding helix-turn-helix domain-containing protein gives MDKDIDLKKQAVIKQIGARIAYYRTLRGLTQDELAKRASISSGALGRIERGKYNGNVSIAMLVHIATGLQIEIGMLLNLDGKDQQICLESLQD, from the coding sequence GTGGACAAAGACATAGATTTAAAAAAGCAGGCCGTCATTAAACAAATTGGCGCCCGTATTGCCTACTATCGAACCTTGCGTGGTTTAACACAAGACGAGCTTGCTAAAAGAGCCTCAATTAGCTCTGGCGCCCTAGGTCGTATCGAGCGGGGCAAATACAATGGTAATGTGTCTATTGCTATGCTCGTTCATATCGCCACGGGCTTGCAAATTGAAATTGGTATGCTGTTAAACCTCGATGGAAAAGATCAACAAATATGTTTAGAGTCTTTGCAAGATTAA